The proteins below are encoded in one region of Leptotrichia sp. oral taxon 218:
- the asrC gene encoding sulfite reductase subunit C encodes MSMDLNRKVVTKNAYRVTKDRSKTALRVRVPGGAITAEIMGLVADIANTYGDGNVHITTRQGFEVLGINWKDIEKVNKMVQPIMEKLDINYKDKDKGYAAAGTRNVAACIGNKVCPKGAYNTTELAKKIEKVIFPNDFHFKVALTGCPNDCQKVRMHDFGIIGMAKPELDESKCVSCGMCERKCKKLSTGAITYKNYKPVRDHYRCIGCGECVLNCPTGAWTRSPKKYYKLAIMGRTGKQNPRLAEDWLLWADEESIIKIMKNTYEYVDKYIDRSLPKEHIGYIVDRTGFDEFKKWVLKDVNLPEEAIMIDRIYWGNGIKYPGIR; translated from the coding sequence ATGAGTATGGATTTAAATAGAAAAGTTGTTACAAAAAATGCATATAGAGTGACAAAAGATAGATCAAAAACTGCACTTCGTGTAAGAGTTCCAGGTGGAGCTATTACAGCAGAAATAATGGGATTAGTTGCAGACATAGCAAATACTTACGGAGATGGAAATGTGCATATTACAACTCGTCAAGGATTTGAAGTTTTGGGAATCAATTGGAAGGACATTGAAAAAGTCAATAAAATGGTTCAGCCAATTATGGAAAAGTTAGATATTAATTACAAGGACAAAGATAAAGGATATGCAGCAGCTGGGACAAGAAATGTGGCGGCTTGTATTGGAAACAAAGTTTGTCCAAAAGGGGCCTACAATACAACTGAGTTGGCTAAAAAAATAGAAAAAGTAATCTTCCCAAATGATTTTCACTTTAAAGTTGCTCTAACTGGCTGTCCAAATGACTGTCAAAAAGTGAGAATGCATGATTTTGGAATAATTGGAATGGCAAAACCTGAACTGGATGAATCAAAATGTGTTTCATGCGGAATGTGTGAGAGAAAATGTAAAAAATTATCTACAGGAGCAATTACATATAAAAATTATAAACCTGTGAGAGATCACTACAGATGTATAGGTTGTGGAGAATGTGTCTTAAACTGTCCTACAGGAGCGTGGACAAGATCACCTAAGAAGTATTATAAACTTGCGATAATGGGAAGAACTGGAAAGCAAAATCCAAGACTTGCTGAAGATTGGCTTTTGTGGGCAGACGAAGAATCAATTATAAAAATTATGAAAAATACTTATGAATATGTTGATAAATATATAGATAGAAGTCTTCCAAAAGAGCATATTGGTTATATCGTTGACAGAACTGGATTTGATGAATTTAAGAAATGGGTTCTAAAAGATGTAAACTTACCTGAAGAAGCTATTATGATTGATAGAATTTACTGGGGAAATGGCATAAAATATCCTGGAATTAGATAA